A genomic stretch from Bacteroidota bacterium includes:
- a CDS encoding nucleotidyltransferase family protein — protein sequence MGTPYSDLADVLSEKSYDFVASLPPESQLFLLLMQAGESQSRFAKIDELLSTYTLRWDALIQLARKHGGIPLFYKTLKDKHHSLVPQNVKTRLQNDFHSIGLLIAMQTRVMKHLIDDFASVNMPILFFKGIQLGAEVYGNPIWRKPGDLDVLIHEVHFAPAKERLLQLGFDTRLTPAEEKAQLARQRQLTFYGNTVDVDVHFSLEQRSFIKMSYAATFDSQDVWKRATHVMLDDTRIPSLAPEDQFCLLCVHSAKHGWFRMYMLTDLAAYMTNVPLNWQKIAIRAKRIKAERMLSLNVLLVHRLFQIPIPDTIRRLIAKDSTLFALSDQIMERLFDDDAEEKSFQFHRIQAGLFPRWSEKAMYLGYVTAEHWKRRWSRKAVR from the coding sequence ATGGGTACACCCTATTCTGATTTAGCAGACGTCTTGTCTGAAAAATCTTATGATTTTGTTGCATCGCTCCCTCCAGAGTCGCAATTATTTCTGCTGCTCATGCAAGCAGGAGAAAGCCAGTCCCGCTTTGCAAAAATTGACGAACTCCTGAGCACCTACACCCTGCGATGGGACGCACTCATCCAGTTGGCGCGTAAACATGGAGGTATTCCTCTTTTTTACAAAACGCTGAAGGACAAACACCACTCGCTCGTGCCGCAAAACGTCAAAACCAGGCTCCAAAATGACTTTCATAGCATTGGCCTGCTCATTGCCATGCAGACCCGTGTGATGAAGCACTTGATTGACGACTTTGCATCGGTAAACATGCCTATCCTTTTCTTCAAAGGCATCCAGCTTGGCGCCGAAGTCTATGGAAACCCGATCTGGCGCAAACCTGGCGACCTCGATGTACTGATTCACGAAGTACATTTTGCGCCGGCAAAAGAGCGCTTATTGCAACTTGGATTTGATACCCGTCTGACACCTGCTGAAGAAAAAGCACAGCTAGCCCGCCAACGCCAGCTGACTTTCTATGGTAATACGGTAGATGTGGATGTCCATTTTTCTCTGGAGCAGCGGTCCTTCATCAAAATGTCGTATGCTGCCACCTTCGACAGCCAGGATGTATGGAAGCGAGCAACACATGTGATGCTCGATGACACGCGTATTCCGAGCCTGGCTCCTGAGGATCAGTTCTGCCTGCTATGTGTGCACAGCGCTAAGCATGGCTGGTTTCGGATGTACATGCTGACGGACCTGGCGGCATATATGACCAACGTTCCGCTCAACTGGCAAAAAATTGCGATACGCGCCAAACGCATAAAGGCCGAGCGTATGCTCAGCCTAAACGTGTTGCTGGTTCATCGTTTGTTTCAGATTCCGATCCCCGACACAATTCGCCGGCTCATTGCCAAAGACAGCACGTTGTTCGCGCTATCCGATCAGATTATGGAGCGGCTATTTGACGACGATGCAGAAGAGAAATCTTTCCAGTTCCACCGCATCCAGGCCGGCCTTTTCCCGCGGTGGTCTGAAAAGGCTATGTACCTCGGTTATGTAACAGCTGAACACTGGAAGCGCCGTTGGTCTCGAAAAGCTGTTCGGTAA
- a CDS encoding fumarylacetoacetate hydrolase family protein, which yields MIERRVMKRGSFFCLFLLLGTLTGCQEAATDAADASANTSELMQDADAPFEVLGPAIAGELIQARSQVRTTTILSMLPDMGRDAAYEVQLEALRIQEAAGEQRIGWKMGGTRVTEAGASPDPSFAYILRSDSLDDGAQLSAATYVDGDVLVEAEIAFIMGKDLAGSSHSAEAVRDAVAAVAGAIELIDIRVVAGEDGEAPGMNHMIAANLSHAGIILTEARLPLETVDLAAETAVVYVDGEEAASGSGNQIMGTTPMDALVWIANALPGQGLMLRAGDVVITGGLYDNPVLATGNSAEVTFSSFGRIGVSMGD from the coding sequence ATGATTGAGAGACGCGTTATGAAAAGAGGCTCATTTTTCTGCCTGTTTTTGCTGCTGGGTACGCTTACAGGATGCCAGGAGGCGGCAACGGATGCTGCAGACGCATCTGCTAACACGTCTGAGCTGATGCAAGATGCTGATGCACCTTTTGAGGTGTTGGGGCCTGCCATTGCCGGCGAACTCATCCAGGCTCGAAGTCAGGTTCGCACAACAACCATACTTTCGATGTTACCGGATATGGGAAGAGATGCCGCATACGAGGTGCAGTTGGAAGCCCTCCGGATACAGGAGGCAGCTGGCGAGCAACGCATTGGATGGAAGATGGGCGGCACACGCGTAACCGAAGCCGGCGCTTCACCAGACCCTTCGTTTGCATACATCTTACGATCTGATAGCCTGGATGATGGCGCACAATTGTCAGCAGCCACGTATGTTGATGGCGATGTTTTGGTGGAAGCAGAAATTGCGTTTATCATGGGCAAAGACCTCGCTGGTTCATCCCATAGTGCGGAAGCTGTACGAGACGCTGTGGCAGCGGTTGCCGGCGCAATTGAATTGATTGATATTCGGGTTGTGGCCGGTGAAGATGGCGAAGCGCCGGGAATGAATCACATGATTGCAGCAAACCTGTCCCATGCCGGCATCATCCTTACAGAGGCGCGTCTGCCGTTGGAAACCGTTGATCTAGCCGCAGAAACTGCAGTTGTGTATGTTGATGGTGAGGAGGCAGCTTCCGGGAGCGGCAATCAGATCATGGGGACAACCCCAATGGATGCGTTGGTCTGGATTGCAAACGCGCTGCCTGGGCAGGGGCTGATGCTCCGGGCCGGCGATGTTGTGATTACAGGAGGCCTCTATGACAATCCGGTATTGGCAACAGGTAACAGCGCGGAAGTAACGTTCAGTTCATTTGGTCGGATTGGCGTTTCAATGGGAGATTGA
- a CDS encoding SDR family oxidoreductase: MDTPRYKDLEGQCVVVTGGATGIGESLVRAFAAQSARVYFCDIDRTAGEALAGVLGESVTFDVVDLTREDQVVSWIQRIGRTNPYIKALLNNAAQDTRLPLLETTMERWDQLTAVNLRAAYLCTQQAVPFMKGRDAAVINFGSVTFQLGEAGLSAYVTAKGAIVAMSRSLARELGPDHIRVNTLSPGWVMTEKQLRMHVNEEVKKRLLESQCIPTLIEPVEIAETALFLASNASRAITGQNIAVNRGWMHL; encoded by the coding sequence ATGGATACCCCCAGGTACAAAGATTTAGAAGGCCAATGTGTGGTGGTGACCGGTGGTGCAACCGGCATTGGTGAATCCCTCGTGCGCGCTTTTGCTGCACAAAGTGCCCGCGTTTATTTTTGTGATATTGATCGAACTGCCGGCGAGGCACTGGCTGGTGTGCTGGGTGAATCTGTCACTTTTGATGTGGTAGATCTGACCAGGGAAGATCAGGTGGTAAGTTGGATTCAGCGTATTGGGCGCACAAATCCATACATCAAGGCACTACTAAACAACGCGGCCCAGGATACCCGTTTGCCCCTGTTGGAAACGACAATGGAACGCTGGGATCAGCTCACTGCGGTAAATCTGCGGGCGGCTTACCTTTGTACACAACAGGCTGTGCCTTTCATGAAAGGACGGGATGCTGCAGTCATTAACTTCGGTTCGGTTACTTTTCAGTTAGGCGAAGCCGGCCTCTCGGCGTACGTAACAGCCAAAGGTGCCATCGTAGCCATGTCGCGCTCGCTTGCAAGAGAACTGGGGCCCGACCATATTCGGGTGAATACCTTGTCTCCTGGATGGGTAATGACGGAAAAACAGTTGCGCATGCACGTAAACGAAGAAGTTAAAAAACGCCTTTTGGAAAGCCAGTGCATCCCCACGCTAATTGAACCAGTAGAAATAGCAGAAACAGCCCTTTTTCTCGCCTCAAACGCCAGCCGCGCCATCACCGGACAAAATATTGCCGTCAATCGTGGATGGATGCATTTGTGA
- a CDS encoding T9SS type A sorting domain-containing protein yields the protein MFRSLWLFTLLFPAVISVPAQAQLVLTAADFQAQTSASFQEFLADNNNGNLPNNLAFLPDLLLLDGNNNTFDFAAITAQLPLFSTNYYLSFPSDSVAIPGAASTFNGEVTDVWQVDFEESSTPDIFIFRSITADSLAWLGNGVWQDTNADGTPDPVVSVFSPGKLQAPLPLQMGNAWQSDFTHINTVETPIGVVEIPGVVEEHDIQVDGYGTLITHNGSFPCLRIRINQTILSPDGSSQELGGWSFVTADLEQLGVFYDQHIPADPAEISFDLSSPQSISLFSPSNTMTTAIAPTTTAGSDRLMAHPNYPNPFLRETTLPFELTEAGHVRLSIFNSIGQRVALLVDETRAAGKHAVRWTPENMPSGLYFFELETDGAISRRTMLHVK from the coding sequence ATGTTTCGTTCTTTATGGCTTTTCACGCTCCTCTTCCCGGCTGTGATCAGTGTGCCGGCACAGGCACAACTTGTACTCACAGCAGCAGATTTTCAGGCACAAACCAGTGCATCTTTCCAGGAATTCCTCGCTGACAACAACAACGGTAATCTCCCAAACAATCTGGCATTCTTACCCGACCTCCTTTTGCTCGATGGTAACAACAACACGTTTGATTTTGCCGCAATCACAGCCCAACTTCCTCTTTTTTCGACCAACTACTACCTCTCTTTCCCATCCGACAGTGTAGCAATTCCTGGTGCAGCAAGCACATTTAACGGAGAAGTGACGGATGTCTGGCAGGTAGATTTTGAAGAAAGTAGCACACCCGACATCTTTATTTTCAGGAGCATCACGGCAGACAGCCTCGCATGGTTGGGCAATGGTGTATGGCAAGACACCAACGCGGATGGTACACCTGACCCAGTCGTCAGCGTTTTTTCTCCCGGAAAGCTCCAGGCGCCGCTTCCACTGCAGATGGGCAATGCCTGGCAGTCTGATTTCACCCATATCAATACTGTAGAAACACCAATCGGCGTCGTTGAAATCCCCGGTGTGGTAGAAGAGCACGACATTCAAGTGGATGGGTACGGCACCTTGATTACCCATAACGGCTCATTTCCCTGTCTGCGTATCCGTATCAACCAGACAATTTTAAGCCCAGATGGGTCATCGCAGGAGCTCGGTGGATGGAGCTTTGTCACAGCTGACCTTGAGCAGCTTGGTGTTTTCTATGACCAGCATATTCCTGCAGATCCGGCAGAAATATCGTTTGACTTGTCAAGCCCCCAATCTATTTCGCTATTCAGCCCCAGCAACACGATGACTACGGCCATAGCCCCGACCACAACGGCCGGCTCTGACCGTCTTATGGCCCATCCTAACTACCCAAACCCATTTCTACGGGAAACCACCTTGCCTTTTGAATTGACAGAAGCCGGCCACGTACGACTCAGCATTTTTAACAGCATCGGGCAACGTGTAGCACTACTGGTTGATGAAACCCGTGCAGCCGGCAAACACGCGGTCCGCTGGACTCCTGAAAACATGCCTTCTGGCCTCTACTTCTTCGAACTCGAAACTGACGGTGCAATTTCACGCCGCACGATGCTGCATGTCAAGTGA
- a CDS encoding sigma-70 family RNA polymerase sigma factor, which yields MTPDSDEVTQLLDKWRAGETEAFESLIPLVYEELRRLAHHHLQKERTGHTMHTTDLVHEAYLNLAGKEGAAWQNRTHFFAVAAHAMRGILIDYARRRNRKKRGGGTPDLHLDDVQVCTEDKLEDLLTLDQAMHMLAEIDSRLCRIVECRYFAGLTIDETAEALGVSPATVKRDWKVAKAWLHRAVNEQKS from the coding sequence ATGACCCCAGATTCTGATGAAGTGACGCAGCTACTGGATAAGTGGCGGGCAGGAGAAACGGAAGCATTTGAATCGTTGATTCCACTCGTGTACGAAGAGCTGCGCCGGCTCGCACATCACCATTTACAGAAAGAGCGCACCGGTCACACGATGCATACAACAGACCTGGTTCATGAGGCATACCTGAATTTGGCGGGAAAAGAGGGGGCTGCGTGGCAGAATAGAACGCACTTCTTTGCCGTAGCAGCACACGCCATGCGCGGCATCCTCATTGATTACGCCCGCCGGCGCAACCGAAAAAAGCGGGGCGGAGGAACGCCAGATTTGCACCTTGATGATGTACAGGTGTGCACTGAAGACAAACTGGAGGATCTCTTAACCCTGGATCAGGCAATGCATATGCTGGCAGAAATCGACAGCCGGTTGTGTCGCATTGTTGAATGTCGGTATTTTGCCGGCCTGACCATCGACGAAACCGCCGAGGCCCTGGGCGTGTCGCCGGCCACCGTGAAACGCGATTGGAAAGTTGCTAAAGCCTGGTTACATCGCGCTGTTAACGAACAAAAAAGCTGA
- a CDS encoding serine/threonine-protein kinase produces the protein MSELNWQKLKEIFNEALALSPDKRHALLEGLPDQQMKAEVESLLASYNENPAFLENAVHTSALKAVELVDPQAATGLVLGAYRVVRELGRGGMGMVYLAERVDGAFEHHVAIKVGKQDAYNPEYVERLKHERQILASLAHPHIAKLLDGGVTADGRPYFAMEYVEDGLPIDTFCAQEGYDVVQKLQLFRSICAAIAYAHRQLVVHRDLKPSNILVSPEGQVKLLDFGLAKLLDDKAGSIGPQTRTGMQLMTLEYASPEQVRGVPVSTATDVYSLGVVLYKLLAGKRPYDVRHLSPTQIERIICTQEPMRPSEMARDVATGKEKIAADLDNIVMKALRKEPERRYGSVELLREDIDRFLQQLPVSARPATARYRLSKFVNRHRWGVGAAIVFAFALLGGVVSTSYQAQRAAVAQQKAEERTDAVRAMANTLLFDIHDAIRDLPGATPARRLLVKNAEQYLNMLGQAFPEDPGLQAELAEAYNRVGEIYGDPHFPNLGNLAEAGTYYGRALELRESLQEQGDDEHADTHALALAKARLAVVKSWGGENEEAIVLSSAALASLGQQYQNEPNDVILHDIGRIRSELGWWLVFSGDIPEAKEILEKAIDELESLSQTKAGHVDFEIDLWRAYNYAVDAYRWSGAPAYALEVLEAKACPRLAALGQKLALNPRLQSCYATCLSKMGGLYNAMGDEAKNIQYLEQALTIAKGMEASDTTNVLGKQTVGALLSALGNAHQESGDVEKTTGYFERAINLRREIYQLDETHGEAGNALGNSLRSSCLFYATNAKFDLALARCAGAVEVFEKVIAVDSLNGIWQSNLIESYLVTADVHKAAAEQRSGAFALHLQQASEEYAKGIALIDLLAGEGRAFEWPAKLDSLRALHRLVRDELDRAKKD, from the coding sequence ATGAGTGAACTAAACTGGCAGAAGCTAAAGGAGATATTTAACGAAGCCCTGGCACTTTCGCCTGACAAGCGGCACGCTTTGCTGGAAGGGCTGCCTGACCAACAAATGAAAGCAGAGGTTGAATCGTTACTGGCTTCGTACAATGAAAATCCCGCCTTTCTAGAAAATGCGGTGCATACCTCTGCGTTGAAAGCTGTGGAGTTGGTGGACCCGCAGGCAGCAACAGGACTTGTGTTGGGTGCTTATCGTGTTGTGCGTGAATTGGGGCGTGGCGGTATGGGCATGGTGTACCTCGCAGAGCGCGTTGATGGCGCCTTTGAGCACCATGTTGCAATCAAAGTGGGTAAGCAGGATGCATACAATCCCGAGTATGTGGAGCGGCTGAAACATGAGCGTCAGATCCTTGCTTCTCTTGCACATCCACACATAGCCAAATTATTGGATGGTGGCGTTACGGCAGATGGCCGGCCATATTTCGCAATGGAGTACGTTGAAGATGGATTGCCTATCGATACATTTTGTGCGCAAGAGGGATATGATGTAGTGCAGAAACTTCAGCTTTTTCGGTCTATATGCGCGGCTATTGCTTATGCCCATCGCCAACTGGTTGTACACCGCGATCTGAAGCCTTCCAATATCCTGGTGTCTCCTGAAGGCCAGGTAAAGCTGCTTGATTTTGGGCTGGCAAAATTACTCGACGATAAAGCTGGGAGCATCGGGCCGCAAACCCGCACCGGGATGCAACTGATGACACTCGAGTATGCCAGCCCTGAACAGGTGCGGGGTGTACCTGTTTCTACAGCAACCGATGTGTATTCACTCGGCGTGGTGCTCTACAAGCTACTTGCCGGCAAGCGCCCGTATGATGTCCGGCATCTCTCACCAACGCAAATTGAGCGGATAATTTGTACGCAAGAACCTATGCGTCCGAGTGAGATGGCGCGGGACGTTGCAACCGGGAAGGAAAAGATTGCAGCAGACCTCGACAACATCGTTATGAAGGCGCTGCGCAAAGAGCCTGAACGCCGGTATGGATCTGTTGAGCTTTTACGAGAAGACATTGACCGGTTTTTGCAGCAATTGCCCGTATCAGCACGGCCTGCAACAGCGCGTTACCGGCTCTCCAAATTTGTAAATCGTCATCGGTGGGGTGTTGGCGCTGCCATTGTTTTTGCGTTTGCATTGCTTGGAGGAGTGGTCTCGACATCTTATCAGGCGCAACGGGCTGCTGTTGCGCAACAGAAAGCAGAAGAACGCACCGATGCGGTGCGCGCCATGGCGAATACGTTGCTATTCGATATCCATGATGCTATTCGCGATTTGCCGGGTGCAACGCCGGCCCGCAGGCTGCTGGTGAAAAACGCTGAGCAATATCTGAATATGTTGGGACAGGCTTTTCCCGAAGACCCAGGCTTGCAAGCTGAACTCGCAGAGGCATACAACCGGGTGGGTGAGATTTATGGTGATCCTCACTTTCCCAATCTTGGCAATTTGGCAGAAGCCGGGACTTATTATGGCCGAGCGCTGGAGCTTCGGGAGTCGCTGCAAGAACAGGGAGATGACGAGCATGCGGATACACACGCGCTTGCGTTGGCAAAAGCGCGGCTCGCTGTTGTAAAGTCGTGGGGTGGTGAAAATGAAGAAGCCATCGTGCTGAGTAGCGCAGCGTTGGCTTCCCTTGGCCAACAATATCAAAATGAACCCAATGATGTCATACTCCACGATATAGGGCGCATTAGAAGTGAGTTGGGCTGGTGGCTGGTTTTCTCAGGCGACATACCCGAAGCAAAGGAGATTCTTGAAAAGGCGATCGACGAACTCGAATCCCTCTCGCAAACCAAAGCGGGGCATGTCGATTTTGAAATTGATTTGTGGCGGGCTTACAACTATGCAGTGGATGCCTATCGCTGGAGCGGCGCGCCGGCATATGCCCTTGAGGTCCTGGAAGCCAAAGCCTGTCCGCGCCTGGCTGCATTAGGCCAAAAACTAGCCCTGAACCCGCGGCTGCAGTCGTGTTATGCAACTTGTCTCAGTAAAATGGGCGGACTTTATAACGCAATGGGTGACGAAGCGAAAAACATTCAATACCTCGAGCAAGCCCTGACAATTGCCAAAGGCATGGAGGCATCAGATACCACCAATGTTTTGGGCAAACAGACGGTTGGGGCCTTGCTTTCAGCTTTGGGGAACGCCCATCAAGAATCTGGGGATGTGGAAAAGACAACGGGGTATTTTGAACGGGCCATCAACCTGCGTAGAGAAATCTACCAGTTAGATGAAACGCACGGGGAAGCCGGCAATGCACTCGGTAATTCCCTGCGATCTTCGTGTCTGTTTTATGCAACAAACGCAAAATTTGACCTTGCCCTGGCGCGTTGTGCGGGAGCAGTGGAGGTGTTTGAAAAAGTTATTGCCGTGGATTCCCTGAACGGCATCTGGCAATCCAATTTGATTGAGTCTTACCTGGTAACGGCTGATGTGCATAAAGCAGCAGCAGAGCAGCGCTCGGGCGCCTTTGCACTACATCTGCAACAGGCAAGCGAGGAGTATGCCAAAGGAATCGCCTTAATCGATTTACTGGCCGGGGAAGGGCGGGCATTTGAGTGGCCGGCTAAACTTGATAGTTTGCGGGCACTGCATCGTTTGGTACGCGATGAACTCGATCGCGCTAAGAAGGACTGA
- a CDS encoding response regulator transcription factor — protein sequence MIIPQQKDANGSLVRRIRVLVIDRHPAIGDAFSSLLKHTEDMIFCGQATTASEAYDHITIAKPDVVIISLSLDDAYGLDLCMQLVAQLPNLHILIFSQYDEKIFAERAIEAGAMGYIMKRMNMQDVLEGIRSVMRNETFLSTSMTARLLNKITKGAAAVKTEAMDLLTHRELAVLLMMGEGASPQDMADRLKLDRKTVETHRRRVKEKLNFESVSALLHFATQWRHAQGTLTPHESGTDTQTTIKVHKPVISPS from the coding sequence GTGATTATACCCCAACAAAAAGACGCAAACGGATCTTTGGTACGACGCATTCGCGTACTTGTCATTGATCGCCATCCCGCTATTGGTGATGCTTTCTCTAGCCTGTTGAAACATACGGAAGACATGATCTTCTGTGGCCAGGCCACCACTGCTTCGGAAGCATACGACCACATCACCATAGCAAAACCGGATGTCGTGATCATCTCCCTGTCTCTGGACGATGCTTATGGGCTCGACTTGTGCATGCAACTTGTTGCCCAACTTCCCAACCTGCACATCCTCATTTTCTCTCAGTATGACGAGAAAATCTTTGCAGAGCGCGCCATCGAAGCCGGCGCAATGGGCTACATCATGAAGCGCATGAATATGCAGGATGTCCTCGAAGGCATCCGTAGCGTAATGCGTAATGAGACGTTCCTGAGCACCTCAATGACCGCACGGCTGCTCAATAAAATTACCAAGGGCGCAGCTGCAGTTAAAACAGAAGCGATGGACCTGCTGACGCACCGCGAATTGGCTGTGCTCCTGATGATGGGAGAAGGCGCGAGTCCTCAAGACATGGCTGACCGGCTCAAGCTCGACCGAAAAACGGTCGAAACGCATCGCCGGCGGGTAAAAGAGAAGCTAAATTTCGAAAGCGTCTCCGCCCTGCTGCACTTTGCAACCCAGTGGCGCCATGCCCAAGGCACGCTTACGCCGCATGAAAGTGGCACCGATACACAGACGACAATCAAGGTTCATAAACCGGTAATCAGTCCTTCTTAG